In the genome of Dermacentor andersoni chromosome 3, qqDerAnde1_hic_scaffold, whole genome shotgun sequence, one region contains:
- the LOC140216405 gene encoding piggyBac transposable element-derived protein 4-like produces MAASTSRQAKRKATYTKKKTKRRKRSLDLCDNIVENEEETPGTWGCDEPDHVLQVPKTWDPEMSQKLPSKPIEAFSLYFDDEVMQLLVEETNRFAEQKNRRKWKTITLDELRAFFGILILMSVNPRHQLYLYWSSDNFFNAPEISKVMSFKRFQSIMNCLHLSDNTKEKKRGEDGYDRLARVRPLIDALNKRFQKEYTPSAHQAIDESMILFKGRSSLKQYMPMKPIKRGYKVWCRADSETGYLIAFQVYEGKNAKRPANQALGEYVVLSLVEGVEPGTQLYFDNFFTSTRLMEDLAQKGILAVGTVRTNRKDLPDELKMDNKLQRGEYIWRSKGSIVAYQWRDTKNVHALSNFHHPKDTEEVVRKLANGSSVSVQCPKAISDYNTWMGGVDKFDQKRNAYRADRRSKKSWYRIFYFLLDAAIVNAFIQVNAVNPMTYLWFRLVLGRELINGQTFRTTGSRKPFRMNKEGRKNGHKMVGVSDEVRFMGREHNPVKVENRRRCRWCSTRGKEVRTSFLCKACSVPLCVTCFGPFHEVVSQN; encoded by the coding sequence ATGGCTGCGTCAACGAGCAGACAGGCAAAACGCAAGGCAAcctatacaaaaaagaaaacaaagaggcGGAAAAGATCGCTAGACCTGTGCGACAACATCGTGGAAAATGAGGAAGAAACGCCGGGCACATGGGGTTGTGACGAGCCAGACCATGTTCTGCAAGTCCCAAAAACATGGGATCCTGAGATGTCACAAAAGTTGCCATCCAAACCGATTGAAGCTTTTTCACTCTACTTCGACGACGAAGTAATGCAGCTCCTTGTAGAGGAAACAAACCGCTTTGCAGAACAGAAAAACCGGCGAAAATGGAAAACGATCACGTTAGATGAGCTTCGGGCTTTCTTCGGCATTCTGATTCTCATGAGTGTAAACCCGAGACATCAGCTGTACCTTTACTGGAGCAGCGATAACTTTTTCAATGCACCAGAAATCTCAAAAGTCATGTCGTTCAAGCGATTCCAATCCATCATGAATTGCCTGCATTTGAGTgacaacacgaaagaaaaaaaaagaggcgaagATGGATATGACCGGCTGGCAAGAGTACGCCCTCTCATCGATGCTCTGAACAAACGTTTTCAGAAAGAGTACACGCCATCGGCTCATCAAGCTATAGATGAGAGTATGATCCTATTCAAAGGAAGATCGTCTCTGAAGCAATACATGCCAATGAAGCCCATCAAACGCGGCTACAAGGTGTGGTGCCGGGCCGATTCAGAAACCGGCTACCTGATTGCGTTTCAGGTGTATGAAGGAAAAAATGCGAAGCGTCCTGCCAACCAAGCACTTGGAGAGTACGTCGTATTGTCTCTGGTAGAAGGCGTTGAGCCTGGCACGCAACTCTACTTTGACAATTTCTTCACTTCCACTCGCCTCATGGAGGACCTTGCACAGAAAGGAATTCTTGCTGTTGGTACAGTCCGGACAAACAGGAAGGATCTGCCTGATGAATTGAAAATGGACAACAAACTCCAGAGAGGAGAATATATCTGGCGATCAAAAGGAAGCATTGTTGCATATCAGTGGCGTGACACAAAAAATGTGCATGCTTTATCGAATTTTCACCACCCAAAGGACACAGAAGAAGTTGTCCGCAAGCTTGCAAATGGGTCTTCGGTTTCCGTCCAGTGTCCAAAGGCTATATCCGACTACAACACTTGGATGGGAGGAGTCGACAAATTCGACCAAAAGCGCAATGCATACCGAGCTGACAGGAGGTCCAAAAAGTCCTGGTACAGAATATTTTATTTCTTGCTCGATGCAGCCATCGTCAACGCGTTCATTCAAGTAAATGCTGTGAATCCAATGACCTACTTATGGTTTCGATTGGTTCTTGGACGGGAACTCATCAATGGCCAGACATTCAGAACCACCGGCAGCAGGAAGCCGTTCAGAATGAACAAGGAGGGTAGAAAAAATGGCCACAAAATGGTTGGCGTATCGGATGAAGTTCGGTTCATGGGAAGAGAGCACAACCCTGTGAAAGTGGAAAATAGGCGCAGATGCCGTTGGTGTTCCACGAGGGGGAAAGAAGTGCGAACAAGTTTCTTGTGCAAGGCATGCTCAGTCCCGCTTTGTGTGACCTGTTTTGGACCATTCCATGAAGTGGTTAGTCAGAACTAA